In Lachnospiraceae bacterium, one DNA window encodes the following:
- a CDS encoding IS66 family insertion sequence element accessory protein TnpB has product MDQCTHEVRAEYWKKIIQACGQRPAGQSAKSWLDENGISEQSYYHWQRRFRKQAYEEMKGNSSVPAVTEKTELSFVEIPCHTSAETNTYMVSDKPVATIRTATLQIDISNEISDALLSRIIQEVSHA; this is encoded by the coding sequence ATGGATCAGTGTACTCATGAAGTCCGTGCAGAGTACTGGAAAAAGATCATTCAGGCCTGCGGTCAGAGACCGGCAGGCCAGTCAGCCAAAAGCTGGCTGGATGAGAATGGCATTAGCGAACAAAGCTATTATCACTGGCAGCGACGGTTCCGGAAACAGGCGTATGAAGAAATGAAGGGAAACTCTTCCGTTCCTGCCGTGACCGAGAAAACAGAACTGTCTTTTGTTGAAATTCCATGCCACACTTCTGCGGAAACAAATACATACATGGTTTCCGACAAACCTGTTGCAACGATTCGGACGGCAACGTTACAGATTGATATTTCCAATGAAATCTCGGATGCGCTCCTGAGCCGGATCATTCAGGAGGTGTCCCATGCTTGA
- a CDS encoding purine permease, with amino-acid sequence MNTTSKEGSLFELDGVPKLSQAFPLALQHVVAMIVGCVTPAIIISGAAGLETADRVLLIQASLVVSALATLLQLFPIGKRTGFHLGAGLPVIIGVSFAYVPSMQAIADQGGIPAILGAQIVGGICAILVGLTIKKIRKFFPPLIAGTVVFTIGLSLYPTAINYMAGGVGSADYGSWQNWLVAIFTLLVVTGLNHFAKGFLKLASILIGMIIGYIFSSFFGMVSFSNVAQAGVFQLPQILHFGVTFEPSACIALGLLFIINSVQAIGDFSATTSGGLDREPTTNELQGAILGYGVSNMIGACLGCLPTATYSQNVGIVATTKVVNRVTLGLAAMIIFIAGVFPKFSALLTTIPYAVLGGATVSVFASIAMTGMKLVMTEDMNYRNTSIVGLAAALGMGVSQASASLSAFPAWVTTIFGKSPVVIATLVAIFLNVTLPRDKKAGS; translated from the coding sequence ATGAATACAACCAGTAAAGAAGGATCTTTATTTGAATTAGATGGCGTGCCAAAACTGAGCCAGGCATTTCCTCTGGCCTTACAGCACGTTGTAGCTATGATCGTAGGCTGTGTTACGCCAGCTATCATTATCTCTGGTGCAGCTGGTCTTGAAACTGCAGACCGCGTACTGCTGATACAGGCATCATTAGTTGTATCTGCACTTGCCACTCTCCTGCAGCTCTTTCCGATTGGAAAGAGAACTGGCTTTCATTTAGGCGCCGGACTCCCCGTTATCATCGGTGTAAGTTTTGCCTATGTGCCAAGTATGCAGGCCATTGCTGATCAGGGCGGTATCCCCGCAATCCTGGGTGCCCAGATCGTGGGCGGCATCTGTGCTATCCTTGTAGGACTAACGATCAAAAAGATTCGCAAGTTCTTCCCGCCATTGATCGCCGGTACTGTAGTTTTCACCATTGGTCTCTCCCTTTATCCAACCGCTATCAATTACATGGCCGGTGGTGTAGGAAGTGCTGACTATGGTTCCTGGCAAAACTGGCTGGTAGCTATCTTTACCCTGCTAGTTGTTACTGGTTTAAATCATTTTGCAAAAGGATTCTTAAAACTGGCATCTATCCTGATTGGTATGATCATCGGATATATCTTTTCCAGCTTCTTCGGCATGGTAAGTTTCTCCAACGTAGCCCAAGCCGGTGTTTTCCAGCTTCCTCAGATCCTGCATTTTGGTGTTACCTTTGAGCCATCTGCATGTATCGCCTTAGGACTGCTGTTTATCATTAACTCCGTACAGGCTATCGGCGACTTCTCTGCTACTACTTCCGGCGGTTTAGACCGTGAGCCTACCACCAATGAACTTCAGGGAGCTATCCTGGGATATGGCGTTTCTAATATGATAGGTGCATGCCTCGGATGTCTTCCTACTGCAACTTACAGCCAGAACGTTGGTATCGTTGCTACTACAAAGGTTGTAAACAGAGTAACTCTTGGACTTGCAGCTATGATCATTTTCATCGCAGGTGTATTTCCTAAGTTTTCTGCTCTTTTAACAACTATTCCATATGCTGTACTGGGCGGTGCAACCGTTTCCGTATTCGCATCCATCGCCATGACCGGTATGAAGCTGGTTATGACAGAAGACATGAACTACCGCAATACTTCTATTGTAGGTCTTGCAGCAGCTCTTGGTATGGGTGTTTCCCAGGCGTCTGCGTCCCTTTCCGCATTCCCTGCATGGGTAACGACTATTTTTGGAAAATCTCCAGTCGTTATTGCTACATTGGTAGCTATTTTCCTGAATGTAACACTTCCAAGAGATAAAAAAGCTGGTTCATAA
- a CDS encoding IS66 family transposase, with product MLEDAAGIRRVVLACGTVDLRKGIDGLATIIGDKYGQNPFEKGTLFLFCGKRSDRCKGLLWMGTGFLLLYKRFEAGRLSWPRNIQEAADLTEEQYKPDQNNSFVCYQAGTKQLHLENPIFPKADIRILMTFVAGKNDELGLKADSHLSQISAILPLVRKADIMCKKFTPDELNKMDHKTKDDVIYQMQDRLDRLEHNYENLVEQIRLANQQRFGRHTEKLDDIAGQLSFFNEAEANYDGTAKEPTVEEVIDSSRKVPRKPKKKGQREEDLKDFPQEVILHDIPEQELNEAFGEENWKSMPDEIFWQLRFEPAKWTAEKHIIKVYVGTDGAHQDEFLRGDHPETMFRGSIATPSLEAAIINAKYVNSNPLDRISRDFQANGLNLSKQTMSNWTVWTAERYLSPVCDLMRKRQLEAHVNQSDETPVDVIHDGRPAGSKSYMWVHITGELSPVPPIIVYEYQKTRHSDHPKAYYKDFDGVLVTDGLEQYHKLERDLAGVKNANCMAHARRHFANAIKAIGKSNPEAVEASVAYKALVRIGAIYDLEGALKGLTPEERLNERQASIKPLVEEFFAWLRKIQADRSVLPKSETAKGINYCLNQEAYLKVFLSDGEVPIDNLASERALRTFTIGRKNWMTINTVRGADASAIIYSVTETARANGLNVYYYMKHLLTELTRVVRADGSIDEKDLEPLMPWSKDLPAECYKRRK from the coding sequence ATGCTTGAAGATGCTGCTGGTATTCGCCGTGTTGTTCTTGCCTGCGGCACGGTTGATCTGAGAAAGGGCATTGATGGACTGGCAACGATTATAGGAGATAAGTATGGTCAAAATCCATTTGAGAAGGGAACGCTCTTTTTGTTTTGCGGGAAGCGTTCCGATCGGTGCAAAGGGCTCTTGTGGATGGGAACAGGATTCCTGCTTCTATATAAACGCTTTGAAGCAGGACGGTTATCCTGGCCAAGAAACATACAGGAAGCCGCAGATCTTACCGAAGAGCAGTACAAACCGGATCAGAACAATTCATTCGTCTGCTATCAGGCAGGAACGAAGCAATTGCACCTTGAAAACCCTATATTTCCAAAGGCTGACATACGAATTCTGATGACTTTCGTGGCAGGAAAAAATGACGAACTCGGCCTGAAGGCTGATTCGCATTTGTCACAGATTTCTGCTATACTACCGTTAGTAAGAAAGGCGGATATCATGTGCAAAAAATTCACTCCAGATGAACTGAACAAGATGGATCATAAAACTAAGGACGATGTCATCTACCAGATGCAGGACCGGCTTGACCGACTGGAACACAACTATGAAAACCTCGTAGAGCAGATCCGGCTGGCAAATCAGCAGCGCTTCGGCCGCCATACGGAAAAACTGGATGATATCGCAGGCCAGCTTTCTTTTTTTAATGAGGCAGAAGCGAATTATGATGGAACAGCCAAGGAACCGACTGTGGAAGAGGTCATTGATTCATCCAGAAAGGTACCGCGAAAGCCTAAGAAAAAAGGCCAGCGTGAAGAAGACCTGAAGGATTTTCCGCAGGAAGTAATCCTTCATGATATACCGGAACAGGAACTGAATGAGGCTTTCGGTGAAGAAAACTGGAAAAGTATGCCGGATGAGATTTTCTGGCAGCTTCGTTTCGAGCCGGCCAAATGGACTGCTGAAAAACACATCATAAAAGTGTATGTTGGAACAGATGGTGCGCATCAGGATGAATTTCTTCGTGGTGATCACCCGGAAACGATGTTCAGGGGAAGCATTGCTACTCCTTCTCTTGAAGCCGCAATCATCAACGCCAAGTATGTAAACAGCAATCCGCTTGACCGTATTTCCAGAGACTTCCAGGCCAACGGTCTGAATCTGTCCAAACAGACGATGTCAAACTGGACGGTATGGACAGCTGAACGCTATTTATCACCAGTGTGTGATCTCATGAGAAAACGTCAGCTGGAAGCACATGTAAATCAGAGTGATGAAACACCTGTAGATGTAATTCATGACGGCAGACCTGCAGGCAGTAAAAGCTATATGTGGGTTCACATCACTGGAGAATTAAGTCCGGTGCCGCCAATCATTGTGTATGAATACCAGAAGACACGACACAGCGATCATCCGAAAGCGTATTATAAGGACTTTGACGGTGTTCTTGTGACTGATGGCCTGGAACAGTATCATAAGCTGGAGCGGGATCTTGCTGGTGTGAAGAATGCGAATTGCATGGCTCACGCAAGGCGCCACTTCGCAAATGCGATTAAGGCAATTGGAAAAAGTAATCCAGAAGCGGTCGAGGCGTCTGTTGCGTATAAAGCACTGGTACGAATTGGTGCCATTTATGACCTGGAAGGAGCTTTAAAGGGACTGACTCCAGAAGAACGCTTAAATGAGCGGCAGGCTTCCATCAAGCCTCTGGTTGAAGAATTCTTTGCCTGGCTCCGAAAGATACAGGCGGACCGGTCGGTGCTTCCAAAGAGTGAAACAGCCAAAGGCATCAATTATTGCCTGAATCAGGAAGCATATCTGAAAGTGTTCCTGTCAGATGGAGAAGTACCGATTGATAACCTGGCCAGCGAACGTGCGCTGAGAACTTTCACGATTGGCCGTAAAAACTGGATGACCATTAATACGGTACGAGGAGCTGATGCCAGTGCAATCATTTACAGTGTTACGGAGACCGCCCGGGCGAATGGCCTGAATGTCTACTATTACATGAAACATTTGTTGACAGAGCTGACACGGGTTGTTCGTGCCGATGGAAGTATAGATGAAAAAGATTTAGAACCACTTATGCCATGGTCGAAAGACCTTCCGGCTGAGTGTTACAAGCGCCGCAAATAA
- the arcC gene encoding carbamate kinase, which yields MENKKKKRIVIALGGNALGNTLPEQMKAVKITAKAIVDLIEEGCEVIVAHGNGPQVGMINNAMAALSREDANQPNTPLSVCVAMSQAYIGYDLQNALREELYNRDIYDIPVATMITQVRVDADDPAFDTPSKPIGHFMTKEQAALAEEKYGYIMKEDAGRGYRRVVASPKPAEIVEIGAIRSLVDSGQLVIACGGGGIPVTRQGNHLKGASAVIDKDFASELLAENLNADFLIILTAVEKVAINFGKPEEKWLDDLDTEEARKYIKEGHFAPGSMLPKVQAAVKFAESKPGRTALITLLEKAKDGIQGKTGTHIHLA from the coding sequence ATGGAAAATAAGAAGAAAAAACGTATCGTCATTGCTCTGGGCGGCAATGCTTTGGGAAATACTCTTCCTGAGCAGATGAAGGCAGTAAAGATCACCGCAAAGGCTATCGTGGACCTGATCGAGGAAGGCTGCGAAGTGATCGTAGCTCACGGAAATGGTCCTCAGGTTGGCATGATCAATAACGCTATGGCTGCATTAAGCCGCGAAGATGCAAATCAGCCCAATACTCCTCTCTCCGTCTGTGTTGCAATGAGTCAGGCTTATATCGGCTACGACTTACAGAACGCTTTAAGAGAAGAGCTTTACAACCGTGATATTTATGATATTCCGGTTGCTACTATGATCACTCAGGTCCGTGTAGATGCAGATGATCCTGCATTTGATACTCCTTCCAAGCCGATCGGACATTTTATGACAAAAGAGCAGGCTGCACTGGCAGAAGAAAAATACGGATATATCATGAAAGAAGATGCCGGAAGAGGCTACCGCCGTGTAGTTGCTTCTCCAAAGCCAGCTGAGATCGTTGAAATCGGAGCGATCCGATCTCTGGTTGACTCCGGTCAGTTAGTAATTGCCTGCGGTGGCGGTGGTATTCCTGTTACCAGACAGGGCAACCACTTAAAGGGCGCAAGCGCTGTTATCGATAAAGACTTCGCAAGTGAGCTGTTGGCAGAAAATCTGAACGCAGATTTTCTCATTATCCTCACTGCTGTTGAAAAAGTTGCTATTAACTTCGGAAAGCCGGAAGAAAAATGGCTGGATGACCTCGATACTGAAGAAGCTAGAAAGTACATTAAAGAAGGACATTTTGCGCCTGGTTCTATGCTTCCAAAAGTTCAGGCTGCTGTTAAATTTGCTGAATCAAAACCAGGACGCACTGCGCTCATTACGCTGCTGGAAAAGGCAAAAGACGGTATCCAGGGCAAGACCGGTACCCATATCCATTTAGCGTAA
- a CDS encoding IS4 family transposase: protein MKHSQKRIFMDIEKMTSDEFKAFCRSGNKNYFTRIRKMPLQDLLFTMINRKGLTLALELRNYMKLAHPGVSISKPGYLKQRMKLNPDAFLELYKYHNRNFYADSTFSTYKDHLILAADGSDINIPTTAETLKLYGSASRKNAKPQAQIGLGCIYDVMNRMILESDCNKVKFNEMRLAEKQMERIPETIGSIPYIIIMDRGYPSTPAFIHMMDKDIKFIVRLKSSDYKKEQNSLTEKDQLVKIKLDKSRIRHYEGTPDGERMKELGEISLRMVKILLENGSLEVLATNLSQTEFHTEEIKELYHMRWGIETAYETLKSRLQLENFTGTKPILLLQDIYSTIYLSNLVEDIILDAERELDQKEANRKHKMMINQTVSIGILKNDLIYILLETDGQKKNMLFQQIYEDISKNLVPIRPDRHYTRTKGQLAGKYSNTHKRAY, encoded by the coding sequence ATGAAGCATTCTCAGAAACGTATATTCATGGATATAGAAAAAATGACTTCTGATGAATTTAAGGCATTTTGCCGATCAGGTAATAAAAATTATTTTACCAGAATTCGAAAAATGCCTCTTCAGGATCTTCTTTTCACGATGATAAACAGAAAGGGGTTGACGTTGGCATTGGAACTGAGAAATTATATGAAACTTGCTCATCCTGGTGTGTCTATTTCAAAACCAGGATATCTGAAACAGCGTATGAAACTTAATCCAGATGCTTTTTTAGAATTATATAAATATCATAACCGTAACTTTTATGCAGATTCCACCTTTTCAACTTATAAAGATCATTTAATATTAGCCGCTGACGGCTCAGATATTAATATTCCTACCACTGCTGAAACACTGAAACTATATGGTTCTGCAAGCCGGAAAAACGCAAAGCCCCAAGCTCAAATAGGATTAGGCTGTATTTATGATGTAATGAATCGTATGATACTGGAAAGTGACTGTAATAAGGTGAAATTTAATGAAATGCGCCTGGCCGAAAAACAGATGGAGCGAATACCGGAAACAATAGGCAGCATTCCCTATATTATTATCATGGACAGAGGCTATCCTTCTACGCCAGCGTTTATACATATGATGGATAAGGATATTAAATTTATCGTACGTTTAAAAAGCAGTGATTACAAAAAAGAGCAAAACAGTTTAACAGAAAAGGATCAGCTAGTTAAAATAAAACTTGATAAGTCAAGAATCAGACATTACGAGGGAACGCCAGATGGAGAACGTATGAAAGAATTAGGTGAAATTTCATTGCGTATGGTAAAAATCCTATTAGAAAACGGAAGTTTAGAAGTTTTGGCTACAAATCTTTCACAAACTGAATTTCATACAGAAGAAATAAAAGAATTATATCATATGAGGTGGGGGATAGAGACTGCGTATGAAACGCTAAAGAGTCGGTTGCAATTAGAGAATTTTACAGGAACAAAACCTATTCTGTTATTACAAGATATATACAGCACTATATATCTGAGCAATTTAGTTGAAGATATCATATTAGATGCAGAGCGTGAACTGGATCAGAAAGAAGCGAACAGAAAACATAAAATGATGATCAATCAGACTGTTAGTATTGGAATCTTAAAAAATGATCTGATTTATATACTTCTTGAAACGGATGGTCAAAAGAAAAATATGTTATTTCAGCAAATATATGAAGATATCAGTAAAAATCTTGTTCCCATTCGTCCTGATCGGCATTATACCAGAACGAAAGGGCAATTAGCAGGAAAATATTCGAATACCCATAAAAGAGCGTACTGA
- a CDS encoding SIMPL domain-containing protein (The SIMPL domain is named for its presence in mouse protein SIMPL (signalling molecule that associates with mouse pelle-like kinase). Bacterial member BP26, from Brucella, was shown to assemble into a channel-like structure, while YggE from E. coli has been associated with resistance to oxidative stress.), producing the protein MKKTWGKLILAAVFVLSVTGLSGCSTSVRIPDTVKVQQGDIGGNRITVNGIEEVKAVPDMAQIQYSVYTQAATAQECQQENAQNVNRTLETLKGLGVEEKSIQTSDYGMSPIYDWNSGQQKVKGYQMNTSITVSDILVENIGKIITDSVASGVNELDSVQYLCSDYDEKYQEALKKAVEMAKGKADAMAEAAEMTVVKAVSMEENGYYPQARYNAAGASAKQMMAVTEDATADIGVMPGEIFIEAQVSVTFEME; encoded by the coding sequence ATGAAGAAAACGTGGGGAAAATTAATATTGGCGGCAGTGTTTGTTTTATCAGTGACAGGGCTTTCAGGATGCAGTACCAGTGTACGGATCCCGGATACTGTAAAAGTGCAGCAGGGGGATATTGGCGGTAATCGTATTACAGTAAATGGCATAGAAGAAGTAAAGGCAGTTCCAGATATGGCTCAGATTCAGTATAGTGTATACACACAGGCTGCTACAGCTCAGGAATGCCAGCAGGAAAATGCCCAAAATGTAAATAGGACTTTAGAAACCTTGAAAGGTTTGGGAGTAGAGGAAAAGTCTATTCAGACATCGGATTATGGTATGAGCCCTATTTATGATTGGAATTCCGGGCAGCAAAAGGTTAAAGGCTATCAGATGAATACCAGTATCACAGTTTCAGATATTTTGGTGGAGAATATAGGAAAGATCATTACAGATTCAGTAGCTTCCGGTGTTAATGAGCTGGATTCTGTTCAGTATCTTTGCAGTGACTATGATGAAAAGTACCAGGAAGCATTGAAAAAGGCTGTAGAAATGGCAAAAGGCAAGGCTGATGCTATGGCAGAGGCTGCGGAAATGACTGTTGTAAAGGCAGTAAGCATGGAGGAAAATGGTTATTATCCCCAGGCAAGATATAATGCAGCAGGTGCTTCTGCCAAGCAGATGATGGCAGTGACGGAAGATGCAACTGCAGATATAGGGGTTATGCCAGGAGAAATATTCATAGAAGCCCAGGTAAGTGTAACATTTGAGATGGAATAA